Proteins encoded in a region of the Orcinus orca chromosome 8, mOrcOrc1.1, whole genome shotgun sequence genome:
- the ZNRD2 gene encoding protein ZNRD2 isoform X2, which translates to MGDYLLRGYRMLGETCADCGTILLQDKQRKIYCVACQELDSDVDKDNPALNAQAALSQAREHQLASASEPPLGSRPAPQPPVPRPEHCEGAAAGLKAVQGPPPPAVPPNADVVVCTQEALLQKLTWASAELGSSTSLETSIQLCSLIRACAEALRSLQQLQH; encoded by the exons ATGGGCGACTACCTGCTGCGTGGTTACCGCATGCTGGGCGAGACGTGCGCGGACTGCGGG ACGATCCTCCTCCAAGACAAACAGCGGAAAATCTACTGCGTGGCTTGCCAGGAGCTCGACTCAGACGTGGACAAAGATAATCCGG CTCTGAATGCCCAGGCTGCCCTCTCCCAAGCTCGGGAGCACCAGCTCGCCTCTGCTTCGGAGCCCCCCTTGGGCTCTCGGCCTGCCCCTCAGCCCCCAGTACCCCGTCCAGAGCACTGTGAGGGAGCTGCAGCAGGGCTCAAGGCAGTCCAGGGGCCGCCCCCTCCTGCTGTGCCTCCAAATGCAGATGTCGTGGTCTGCACACAAGAGGCTCTCCTGCAGAAACTGACCTGGGCCTCAGCAGAGCTGGGCTCTAGCACCTCCCTGGAGACTAGCATCCAGCTGTGTAGCCTTATCCGGGCTTGTGCTGAAGCTCTGCGCAGCCTGCAGCAGCTGCAACACTAA
- the FAM89B gene encoding leucine repeat adapter protein 25 yields MNGLPSAEAPSGAGCALTGLPPLPRGLSGLLNASGGSWRELERVYSQRSRIHDELSRAARVPDGPRNAAGAANAGTAAGPPGPRRPVNLDSALAALRKEMVGLRQLDMSLLCQLWGLYESIQDYKHLCQDLSLCQDLSSSLHSDSSYPPDAGLSDDDEPPDASLPPDPPPLTVPQTHNARDQWLQDAFHISL; encoded by the exons ATGAATGGGCTGCCTTCGGCCGAGGCGCCAAGCGGCGCGGGCTGCGCCCTGACCGGTCTTCCGCCGTTACCGCGCGGCCTCAGCGGTCTTCTCAACGCGAGCGGGGGCTCGTGGAGGGAGCTGGAGCGCGTCTACAGCCAGCGCAGCCGCATCCACGATGAGCTGAGCCGGGCCGCCCGCGTACCGGACGGGCCCCGTAACGCCGCCGGCGCCGCCAACGCGGGAACTGCCGCGGGTCCCCCCGGCCCGCGTCGCCCTGTTAACCTCGACTCGGCGCTAGCGGCGCTGCGCAAGGAGATG GTGGGCCTGCGGCAGCTGGACATGTCCCTGCTGTGCCAGCTGTGGGGCCTGTATGAGTCGATCCAGGACTATAAGCACCTGTGCCAAGACTTGAGCCTGTGCCAGGACCTCTCATCCTCCCTGCATTCAGACAGTTCCTACCCACCTGATGCTGGCCTATCTGATGATGACGAGCCTCCTGATGCTAGCCTGCCCCCAGACCCGCCACCCCTCACTGTGCCCCAGACGCACAATGCCCGAGACCAGTGGCTGCAGGATGCCTTCCACATCAGCCTCTGA
- the ZNRD2 gene encoding protein ZNRD2 isoform X1, whose product MALNGSEVDDFSWEPPTEAETKVLQARRERQDRISRLMGDYLLRGYRMLGETCADCGTILLQDKQRKIYCVACQELDSDVDKDNPALNAQAALSQAREHQLASASEPPLGSRPAPQPPVPRPEHCEGAAAGLKAVQGPPPPAVPPNADVVVCTQEALLQKLTWASAELGSSTSLETSIQLCSLIRACAEALRSLQQLQH is encoded by the exons ATGGCCCTGAACGGCTCTG AAGTCGACGACTTTTCCTGGGAGCCCCCGACCGAAGCGGAGACGAAGGTGCTGCAAGCGCGGCGGGAGCGGCAGGATCGCATCTCCCGGCTCATGGGCGACTACCTGCTGCGTGGTTACCGCATGCTGGGCGAGACGTGCGCGGACTGCGGG ACGATCCTCCTCCAAGACAAACAGCGGAAAATCTACTGCGTGGCTTGCCAGGAGCTCGACTCAGACGTGGACAAAGATAATCCGG CTCTGAATGCCCAGGCTGCCCTCTCCCAAGCTCGGGAGCACCAGCTCGCCTCTGCTTCGGAGCCCCCCTTGGGCTCTCGGCCTGCCCCTCAGCCCCCAGTACCCCGTCCAGAGCACTGTGAGGGAGCTGCAGCAGGGCTCAAGGCAGTCCAGGGGCCGCCCCCTCCTGCTGTGCCTCCAAATGCAGATGTCGTGGTCTGCACACAAGAGGCTCTCCTGCAGAAACTGACCTGGGCCTCAGCAGAGCTGGGCTCTAGCACCTCCCTGGAGACTAGCATCCAGCTGTGTAGCCTTATCCGGGCTTGTGCTGAAGCTCTGCGCAGCCTGCAGCAGCTGCAACACTAA